Within the Clostridium scatologenes genome, the region AAGTTATAAAAAAGCTACTGAAGCAGATGAATTTGAAACGAGGGGTGAAGATGAAGTAACAAATGCCATTGGTGAGTTGTTTGACAAAGTTTGGTATGATAGGCATCAAGGATTAAGATATCGCGTTGAGCAAGAAGGGGAATATATTCATCCTAAGGTTTGGAAAGAAGCTTTGAAAGTAGCCAAAGAAGTTGAAGAAAAATATGGGATAGAAAACTTAGGACCATGGACAGATTTTGAATGGGGAATGTTAAATGGAAAACTTTCTGCATTAAGATGGTTTTTTGGAGAAGAGTGGGACATGCTAGATACATAAATTAAATAATGCTTTCGAAAAAAGTTATTATTTAGAAATTTTAAAAGTGATAAAGTTTTATCATATCAAATAAGAGGGAGGAGATAGAATTGAAATCAGTAGCCAGTTATATAGAAAAAAATTTAGAAGAATATATGGGAAAAGAAGTTTTAAATACTGTTGAAAGAGGAGAAAAATTTTTGAAATGGGTGTTGCTTTATCTTTTTGATAAATCTGATTCAGAAATTGAAGCACAAGATATAAGCGAAGGAGTTTTAATTTGTGATGGTCCCAATGATGGAGGAATAGATGCATCTTTTATTGAAAATGACACAATAACTTTAGTACAAACAAAATATAATACATCAAATAATTATGAAAATGTTATTGCTTTTTTAGAAGACATAAAAATATTGTTGGTAAATAGTTGCAACACGAATTTAAACAAAGAATCAACTGAAGTTCTTAATTATTGTGAAGATACAGAAGGAATAGATATATTTTATATAACTAATGATGAAATTAATAATAATGAATGGATTAAAATAAAAAATAAGACCAAAGAAGTTGAAAAATTAATAACAGAAAAGTTAATACAGAAGAGGATAAGAATAAAAGTATTAGATATTAGTAATATGGAGGAGTTCATAGACGAAACAAGGAATTTAGTTCCTAAAAATTTTCAAAAGACACCAATTGAAATAATAGTTGATAGATATTTTATGAATAAAGAAAATAATACTATAATTGCAGAAGTTGCACTGAAAGATTTAGCTAGATTCATAAAGAAGGGAGAAAAATATTTATTTTATTCAAATATACGTAATTTTTTAGGGGCAAGAAATAAAGTGAACAAAAAAATTGCGGAAACATATAAACACAATCCTAAAAATTTTTGGTTCTATAATAATGGTATAACAATAGTATGTGATAGATTTGATGAACCAAAAGAATTGAATAATGGAGCAGCAAAGGTTAATATTATAACACCTCAAATTGTAAATGGATGCCAGACATCTAGCACTATTTATTCATTATGGAAAAATCAATCTAAGGAAGAACGTGATAATCAAGAAGGAACTATTTTAGTAAAAATAATTCAAGATACAAAGAATAAAAGAAAAGAGATAACTAAATACACTAATAGTCAAACAGCTGTATCTGGAAAAGATTTTTTTGCATTAGAAGATTTTCATTTGCAGCTACAAAAAGATTTTGCATTAATAGGGTATAACTATTTAATACAAAGAAAAGAAAAGATAGATAAAAAAGATAAAAAGAAAGGAAACAAAAATTATTTATATATGTTTGGACCCAAATTTAATAATGCTTTTTTTGCAAAAGATATTGTACAAGCATATGCAGCAGGAATGCATTGTAAACCTGCTAAAGCTAGAAGTATTTCCAATTTAGTTCCTGGTGGTTCATATTATGATAAATTATTTGAAGAAAATAATACTCCTAAAAATCCTAAATATTATTTATTTCCATACGCTGTATTGTATTATTGTAACAATATACTAGGACATAATAAAATAGAAAAGTTTAAATCTACAACATTATTATTTGTAAATATTTATTTTAAAACAATTCTTGAAATAATGAAGCAATTGGATATAGTTAATGATGAAACCAATGATATAATACATTCAGAAATAGATTTAATAGAATATATAGATAGAATTTTTCTAAATGAAAGAATAAATAAGAGTATATTACAATTGAGTGAAGAAGTATTAAAGAGTTTCTTAAAGGATAGCAAAATAAGGAAAGAAAAGATTGGAAATAATCTACCTAAGTTTCTAAAGTCTAGTGTAGAAACAGATCCAGAAGTAATAAGTATTTTGCAAGATAAAATACGGGATGAGATAGAAGAATTTAATATGGAAGGGATAACAGAATTATTTAAAGATTTAAATAACTAACATAAATGCT harbors:
- a CDS encoding AIPR family protein, with amino-acid sequence MKSVASYIEKNLEEYMGKEVLNTVERGEKFLKWVLLYLFDKSDSEIEAQDISEGVLICDGPNDGGIDASFIENDTITLVQTKYNTSNNYENVIAFLEDIKILLVNSCNTNLNKESTEVLNYCEDTEGIDIFYITNDEINNNEWIKIKNKTKEVEKLITEKLIQKRIRIKVLDISNMEEFIDETRNLVPKNFQKTPIEIIVDRYFMNKENNTIIAEVALKDLARFIKKGEKYLFYSNIRNFLGARNKVNKKIAETYKHNPKNFWFYNNGITIVCDRFDEPKELNNGAAKVNIITPQIVNGCQTSSTIYSLWKNQSKEERDNQEGTILVKIIQDTKNKRKEITKYTNSQTAVSGKDFFALEDFHLQLQKDFALIGYNYLIQRKEKIDKKDKKKGNKNYLYMFGPKFNNAFFAKDIVQAYAAGMHCKPAKARSISNLVPGGSYYDKLFEENNTPKNPKYYLFPYAVLYYCNNILGHNKIEKFKSTTLLFVNIYFKTILEIMKQLDIVNDETNDIIHSEIDLIEYIDRIFLNERINKSILQLSEEVLKSFLKDSKIRKEKIGNNLPKFLKSSVETDPEVISILQDKIRDEIEEFNMEGITELFKDLNN